In a single window of the Chaetodon trifascialis isolate fChaTrf1 chromosome 19, fChaTrf1.hap1, whole genome shotgun sequence genome:
- the mpv17 gene encoding mitochondrial inner membrane protein Mpv17 encodes MAGLWRSYQALMTKYPLAVQTVTAGSLVGVGDVISQQVIERRGLAHHNVRRTARMMSIGFFFVGPVIGSWYKVLDRLVVGGTKGAAMKKMLFDQLCFAPGFLAAFLCISGALNGLTVEENVNKLKRDYTDALISNYYLWPPIQIANFYFVPLHHRLAVVQVVAVGWNSYLTWKANKM; translated from the exons ATGGCTGGCCTGTGGAGATCCTACCAAGCCCTGATGACCAAATACCCGCTGGCTGTGCAGACGGTGACTGCTG GCTCTTTAGTGGGCGTCGGCGATGTCATCTCCCAGCAGGTGATCGAGAGAAGGGGATTGGCTCATCACAACGTGCGGCGGACGGCCCGGATGATGAGCATCGGCTTCTTCTTCGTG GGTCCGGTAATCGGCAGCTGGTACAAAGTCCTGGACCGGCTGGTGGTCGGAGGAACTAAAGGCGCCGCCATGAAGAAGATGCTGTTCGACCAG TTGTGTTTCGCTCCGGGCTTCCTGGCGGCGTTCCTCTGTATCTCCGGAGCTCTGAACGGACTGACGGTGGAGGAGAACGTCAACAAGCTGAAGAGG GACTACACAGACGCCCTGATCTCAAATTATTAC CTGTGGCCGCCCATCCAGATCGCCAACTTCTACTTCGTCCCGCTGCACCACAG GCTGGCCGTCGTCCAGGTCGTGGCTGTCGGCTGGAACTCCTACCTGACCTGGAAGGCCAATAAGATGTGA
- the uts1 gene encoding urotensin 1: MKPVPLLLLLSSLLLSSHLRPAAGRPRIHPGWLDGSGRLQTQQLDEVLLRAAAAGDSTASDLLGDNILRFLQRRNPDPLRLLPPEEEGEEEEAVRTAAQLLKRSEEPPLSIDLTFHLLRNMIQMAKMESQREQAQLNRKVLDEVGK, translated from the coding sequence ATGAAGCCAGTgcccctgctcctgctcctctcctcgctcctcctctcgTCGCACCTCCGCCCCGCCGCCGGCAGACCGCGCATCCATCCCGGCTGGCTGGATGGCAGCGGCCGCCTCCAGACGCAGCAACTGGACGAGGTGCTCCTGAGAGCGGCCGCCGCCGGGGACAGCACCGCCTCGGATCTGCTGGGCGACAACATCCTGAGGTTTCTCCAAAGAAGGAACCCGGACCCCCTGCGGCTGCTcccaccagaggaggagggcgaggaggaggaggcagtgaGGACGGCGGCGCAGCTGCTGAAACGGAGCGAAGAGCCACCGCTGTCCATCGACCTGACCTTCCACCTGCTGAGGAATATGATCCAGATGGCCAAGATGGAGAGCCAGAGGGAGCAGGCTCAGCTCAACCGCAAAGTCCTCGATGAGGTCGGGAAGTAA